The following are encoded in a window of Salinigranum halophilum genomic DNA:
- a CDS encoding N-acyl homoserine lactonase family protein, producing MVDASVHLIDRGRVHADRGFVVDGYTMGTAQEPNPDHDIAEFVVWNAVVDHPDCTALWDTGSHPEAGDGYWPEPLYAAFQHVDAADHDLESDLDEAGFGLDDIDAVVMSHLHLDHAGGLAAFAGTDTPIYVHEEELKFAYYSAKTTEGSMAYLASDFDHDLAWEVVHRDRHTLATDFELVHLPGHTPGVLGARIDLPDETVLVAGDECYVDANFTEEAPLGPGLLWSERDWLDSLHLLKEEVRQTDGPVDVLYGHDLERFESFDGGWNR from the coding sequence ATGGTAGACGCATCTGTCCACCTCATCGACCGTGGTCGTGTCCACGCCGACAGAGGGTTCGTCGTCGACGGCTACACGATGGGCACCGCCCAGGAGCCGAACCCCGACCACGACATCGCGGAGTTCGTGGTGTGGAACGCCGTCGTCGACCACCCCGACTGCACCGCGCTGTGGGATACTGGCTCTCACCCCGAGGCGGGCGACGGCTACTGGCCCGAACCGCTGTACGCTGCGTTCCAGCACGTCGATGCCGCCGACCACGACCTCGAGTCGGACCTCGACGAGGCCGGGTTCGGCCTCGACGACATCGACGCCGTCGTGATGAGTCACCTCCACCTCGACCACGCCGGCGGGCTCGCGGCCTTCGCGGGGACGGACACGCCCATCTACGTCCACGAGGAGGAGCTGAAGTTCGCGTACTACTCGGCGAAGACGACGGAGGGCTCGATGGCGTACCTCGCGTCCGACTTCGACCACGACCTCGCCTGGGAGGTCGTCCACCGTGACAGGCACACCCTGGCGACGGACTTCGAACTCGTCCACCTTCCGGGCCACACGCCCGGCGTCCTCGGGGCTCGCATCGACCTCCCCGACGAGACCGTGCTCGTCGCCGGCGACGAGTGCTACGTCGACGCCAACTTCACCGAGGAAGCCCCGCTGGGGCCGGGGCTCCTCTGGAGCGAGCGTGACTGGCTCGACAGCCTCCACCTCCTGAAAGAGGAGGTCCGACAGACGGACGGGCCGGTCGACGTGCTGTACGGTCACGACCTCGAACGGTTCGAATCGTTCGACGGCGGCTGGAACCGGTGA
- a CDS encoding MFS transporter yields MTRRLFGSLLGLVFLVNFGRTAFAPLLPELQASFGVGPAAVGLVASLVWLGTGAVRFPVGYLLTRTPRRGVVVLAGLLLGVAAGFTAASPSIGALQLGSLLVGLASGAYFAAAVPLISDLFPEGVGRAIGIHGTAAQLAAVVAPTAVVVVLGVATWRAVFWLLATGCILVTGVLVVTTRDDAVSGDSADRSFRAALANWRVMGVGILMIATAGFVWQGLFNFYVVYLTTARGLDAGTASTLLTLIFAAGVPAFWLGGRLADRLPSVPYIVGLLVCFTAGVFALTVTRGLVGLVAVSLLVGYVIHSLFPALDVYVLGALPADTRGSTYAVFSGLSLLVEATGSGVVGLLVEAGYPFDVVFRAFAAGMVVVVAVLVSLWLAGRLPEPQ; encoded by the coding sequence GTGACCCGCCGCCTCTTCGGCTCGCTGCTCGGGCTGGTCTTTCTCGTCAACTTCGGGCGGACCGCCTTCGCTCCCCTCCTCCCGGAGCTCCAGGCGTCGTTCGGCGTCGGCCCGGCCGCCGTCGGCCTCGTCGCCTCCCTGGTCTGGCTCGGGACGGGTGCCGTGCGGTTCCCCGTCGGGTACCTCCTGACGCGGACGCCTCGACGGGGCGTCGTCGTCCTCGCCGGACTCCTGCTCGGAGTCGCGGCTGGCTTCACCGCGGCGTCCCCGTCTATCGGTGCGCTCCAGCTCGGCTCGCTGCTCGTCGGGCTGGCGTCCGGCGCGTACTTCGCCGCCGCCGTCCCGCTCATCAGCGACCTCTTCCCGGAGGGCGTCGGGCGGGCCATCGGAATCCACGGCACCGCGGCGCAACTCGCCGCCGTCGTCGCGCCGACGGCCGTCGTCGTCGTGCTCGGGGTGGCCACCTGGCGCGCGGTGTTCTGGCTGCTCGCGACCGGCTGTATCCTCGTGACCGGCGTGCTCGTCGTCACCACCCGCGACGACGCCGTCTCCGGGGATAGCGCGGACCGCTCGTTCCGCGCCGCGCTCGCGAACTGGCGCGTCATGGGGGTCGGTATTTTGATGATCGCGACGGCCGGGTTCGTCTGGCAGGGACTGTTCAACTTCTACGTCGTCTACCTCACGACCGCCAGAGGGCTCGACGCCGGGACGGCGAGCACGCTCCTCACGCTGATCTTCGCGGCCGGCGTCCCCGCGTTCTGGCTCGGTGGTCGCCTCGCCGACCGCCTCCCGAGCGTCCCCTACATCGTCGGCCTGCTCGTGTGTTTCACCGCCGGCGTGTTCGCGCTCACCGTCACGCGGGGGCTGGTCGGCCTCGTCGCCGTCTCCCTGCTCGTCGGCTACGTCATCCACAGCCTCTTTCCGGCGCTCGACGTGTACGTCCTCGGCGCGCTCCCCGCGGACACCCGCGGAAGCACCTACGCCGTCTTCAGCGGGCTCTCGCTCCTCGTCGAGGCGACGGGGAGCGGCGTCGTCGGTCTCCTCGTGGAGGCCGGCTACCCGTTCGACGTCGTCTTCCGCGCCTTCGCCGCGGGGATGGTGGTCGTCGTGGCCGTGCTCGTCTCGCTCTGGCTCGCGGGGCGACTGCCCGAGCCGCAGTGA
- a CDS encoding DUF7511 domain-containing protein, with amino-acid sequence MTASRQAMAVHSDTTDAAETRSFDLHSVVVSYEHRTDRCTIYPRGRAHSERLETWLSADVDAFVSLCEMR; translated from the coding sequence GTGACAGCGAGTCGGCAGGCGATGGCCGTCCACTCCGACACGACGGATGCCGCGGAGACCCGCTCGTTCGACCTCCACAGCGTCGTCGTCAGCTACGAACATCGGACGGACCGCTGTACCATCTACCCGCGGGGGCGCGCTCACTCCGAGCGACTCGAGACGTGGCTCTCGGCGGACGTGGACGCGTTCGTCTCTCTGTGTGAGATGCGGTGA
- a CDS encoding SDR family NAD(P)-dependent oxidoreductase produces MSTTELDGKTAIVTGAGGQIGGGIARELAKAGSDVVLADVDVLDTAYNQQASEEMHGAETAHRLADDIETMGRQSMVVECDVTKADQVDAMIDRTVEEFGGLDIMVNNAGIITLSNVEELEEAEWDAVMDVNAKGVFLCAKAAIPELKRSNGTMINTASIAGEIGAAGLGHYVASKHAVMGLTKCLALELAPDDVTVNAICPGIVNTPMWSKVLTPAMGGDYEEIIEDVMPLGRDQTPEDMGRLAVFFATNRNVTGEAVKVDGGITQNVI; encoded by the coding sequence ATGTCGACAACCGAACTCGACGGCAAGACGGCAATCGTGACCGGGGCGGGTGGACAGATCGGCGGCGGCATCGCGCGTGAGTTGGCGAAAGCCGGGAGCGACGTGGTACTCGCGGACGTGGACGTCCTCGATACGGCCTACAACCAGCAGGCGAGCGAGGAGATGCACGGGGCGGAGACGGCCCACAGGCTCGCCGACGACATCGAGACGATGGGGCGGCAGTCGATGGTGGTCGAGTGCGACGTGACCAAGGCGGACCAGGTCGACGCGATGATCGACCGGACGGTCGAGGAGTTCGGCGGCCTCGACATCATGGTGAACAACGCCGGCATCATCACGCTCTCGAACGTCGAGGAACTGGAGGAGGCCGAGTGGGACGCGGTCATGGACGTCAACGCGAAGGGGGTGTTCCTCTGTGCGAAAGCGGCGATTCCCGAACTCAAGCGGAGCAACGGGACGATGATAAACACGGCCTCTATCGCGGGTGAAATCGGTGCCGCGGGGCTCGGACACTACGTCGCCTCCAAACACGCCGTGATGGGGCTGACGAAGTGTCTCGCGCTGGAACTCGCGCCGGACGACGTCACGGTCAACGCCATCTGTCCGGGCATCGTGAACACGCCGATGTGGTCGAAGGTGCTCACGCCGGCGATGGGCGGCGATTACGAGGAGATAATCGAGGACGTGATGCCCCTCGGACGCGACCAGACGCCGGAAGACATGGGCCGGCTGGCGGTCTTCTTCGCCACGAACCGGAACGTCACCGGCGAGGCGGTCAAGGTCGACGGCGGCATCACCCAGAACGTCATCTGA
- a CDS encoding UPF0058 family protein encodes MNKNELVHLHTLLVRVAEEYAGWGVATSDDFSAYRALRTTPMALRRSRADHEAATLVLARTLAELSGTPRLEVQSVEDAATR; translated from the coding sequence GTGAACAAGAACGAACTCGTCCACCTCCACACCCTCCTGGTCCGGGTGGCCGAGGAGTACGCCGGGTGGGGCGTCGCGACCAGCGACGACTTCTCGGCGTATCGCGCCCTCCGGACGACACCGATGGCACTCAGGCGCTCGCGTGCCGACCACGAGGCCGCGACGCTCGTCCTCGCGCGGACGCTCGCGGAACTCTCGGGGACCCCCCGGCTCGAGGTCCAGTCGGTCGAAGACGCCGCGACCCGCTGA
- a CDS encoding helix-hairpin-helix domain-containing protein gives MRLEEFWGVGPKTAERLRDSLGEVEAVDAIESADVRRLVGAGVTRGRATRILRRAQGEAGMDLLATRDVRKVYDDLVTRAAAHAVTAHAADRIRVLTPLTDRAEQEARLDEVLAARDAWRALDEGGRTRVIDAFEAYDDAEVTKPAAVRAALALREAGLGGETFAALEDIDEDRLADAADALEALDADEQVAMGADAELDRLRTQLAAAEELEGSAFDLIDSIRERGVRDLSEFRHAFVEYVAAETDLTRGTVTAATADDAVDAADFVSSSLRALVADRRARVDERETTVRTELEAAVDEVRDDVERAVSAVDDIAVALSLGRFADTNDLTRPTLVKDGLAVDRARNLGLSDPQPVSYGIGDHSLTAPSSDRVAVLTGANSGGKTTLLETLCQVALLASMGLPVPAERAAVGRFDAVVFHRRHASFNAGVLESTLKTIVPPLSREGRTLMLVDEFEAITEPGRAADLLNGLVSLTVDRDALGVYVTHLADDLSPLPDEARTDGIFAEGLTPDLELEVDYQPRFGQIGTSTPEFIVSRLVANARDRTERQGFEALAAAVGEEAVQQTLSDARWSK, from the coding sequence ATGCGACTCGAGGAATTCTGGGGCGTCGGACCGAAGACGGCCGAACGACTCCGCGACTCGCTCGGGGAGGTGGAAGCCGTCGACGCCATCGAGTCCGCGGACGTCCGACGGCTCGTCGGGGCTGGCGTGACCCGTGGACGGGCCACACGCATCCTCAGGCGGGCGCAGGGGGAGGCCGGGATGGACCTGCTGGCGACACGTGACGTCCGGAAGGTCTACGACGACCTGGTCACGCGGGCGGCTGCCCACGCGGTCACGGCGCACGCGGCCGACCGAATCCGCGTCCTCACCCCGCTGACCGACCGGGCCGAACAGGAGGCCCGGCTCGACGAGGTGCTCGCCGCTCGTGACGCGTGGCGTGCGCTCGACGAGGGGGGCCGCACCCGTGTCATCGACGCGTTCGAGGCGTACGACGACGCGGAGGTGACGAAACCGGCCGCCGTCCGTGCGGCGCTCGCGCTCCGCGAGGCGGGACTCGGCGGTGAGACGTTCGCGGCGCTCGAGGACATCGACGAGGACCGACTCGCGGACGCAGCCGACGCGCTGGAGGCACTCGACGCGGACGAGCAGGTGGCGATGGGCGCAGACGCCGAACTCGACCGACTACGGACGCAGTTGGCGGCCGCCGAGGAACTTGAGGGGAGCGCGTTCGACCTCATCGACAGCATCCGCGAGCGCGGTGTCCGCGACCTCTCCGAATTCCGCCACGCGTTCGTCGAGTACGTCGCCGCGGAGACCGACCTGACGCGAGGGACGGTGACCGCCGCGACTGCCGACGACGCCGTCGACGCCGCGGACTTCGTCTCGAGTTCGCTTCGAGCGCTGGTCGCCGACCGTCGCGCACGGGTCGACGAGCGGGAGACGACGGTCCGCACCGAGTTGGAGGCGGCCGTCGACGAGGTCCGCGACGACGTCGAACGGGCGGTGTCGGCAGTCGACGACATCGCCGTCGCGCTCTCGCTGGGACGGTTCGCCGACACGAACGACCTCACCAGACCCACGCTCGTCAAGGACGGCCTCGCGGTCGACCGGGCGCGGAACCTCGGCCTGTCGGACCCACAGCCGGTCTCGTACGGCATCGGGGACCACTCGCTCACCGCGCCGTCTTCGGACAGGGTCGCCGTCCTCACCGGTGCCAACAGCGGGGGGAAGACGACGCTGCTGGAGACGCTCTGTCAGGTCGCCCTCCTCGCGTCGATGGGGCTCCCGGTGCCGGCCGAACGCGCAGCGGTCGGCCGGTTCGACGCCGTCGTCTTCCACCGGCGACACGCCTCGTTCAACGCGGGCGTCCTCGAATCGACGCTGAAGACCATCGTCCCGCCGCTGTCGCGCGAGGGGCGGACGCTGATGCTCGTCGACGAGTTCGAGGCCATCACCGAACCCGGGCGCGCGGCGGACCTCCTCAACGGCCTCGTGTCGCTCACCGTCGACCGCGACGCGCTCGGCGTGTACGTCACCCACCTCGCCGACGACCTCTCGCCGCTCCCCGACGAGGCACGCACCGACGGCATCTTCGCGGAGGGGCTCACACCCGACCTGGAACTCGAGGTGGATTACCAGCCGCGGTTCGGCCAGATCGGTACGTCGACGCCGGAGTTCATCGTCTCGCGGCTGGTGGCGAACGCCCGCGACCGTACGGAACGACAGGGGTTCGAGGCGCTCGCGGCGGCGGTCGGCGAGGAAGCCGTCCAACAGACGCTCTCGGATGCACGATGGTCGAAGTGA
- a CDS encoding helix-turn-helix domain-containing protein, whose product MPSSMAEYLRADMECEGLLECFHGLKELDREVFQSLVDAEERLTVDEIAERVERERSTAYRSVQRLLQAGLVQKEQVNYEQGGYYHVYRPVSAEEVTEDMQRMLNDWYAKMGQLIQEFRDKYDDELEPATAD is encoded by the coding sequence ATGCCGAGTTCGATGGCCGAGTACCTGCGGGCAGATATGGAGTGCGAGGGCCTCCTCGAGTGTTTCCACGGGCTCAAAGAGCTCGACCGAGAGGTCTTCCAGTCGCTCGTCGACGCGGAGGAGCGGTTGACCGTCGACGAGATCGCCGAGCGCGTCGAACGGGAACGCTCGACGGCGTACCGGAGCGTCCAACGGCTGCTGCAAGCAGGGCTCGTCCAGAAGGAACAGGTCAACTACGAGCAGGGCGGGTACTACCACGTCTACCGGCCGGTCAGCGCCGAGGAGGTCACCGAGGACATGCAGCGGATGCTCAACGACTGGTACGCCAAGATGGGCCAGCTCATCCAGGAGTTTCGCGACAAGTACGACGACGAGCTGGAACCGGCGACGGCCGACTGA
- a CDS encoding dihydrodipicolinate synthase family protein: MATPPVYPPLVTPFTASNEVDVDALAALVDAVESRGVDGVVPCGTTGEFASLTEAEYETVVETTADTASGRVVAGVADTSVAGVRSKVETAADAGCDAVLVTGPYFHTENAAGGTESFLRAAVTDAPLPVYLYNIPVYVGDRLDSRTVSALAEAGLVAGIKDSSGDLDYSLSLDRSTPDDFELFCGYDSVLVPALTSGATGGINALANVVPEVFDAATVALAEGEIERAVHLSQMAIAPLFEQCAAHGFAPATKVGAAARGFLDSTAVRPPLVDLDEGARGDVADAVDEALAVVDVD, encoded by the coding sequence ATGGCCACACCTCCCGTGTATCCGCCGCTCGTCACACCGTTCACCGCGTCCAACGAGGTCGACGTCGACGCGCTCGCCGCGCTCGTCGACGCCGTCGAATCCCGCGGCGTCGACGGCGTCGTCCCCTGTGGCACCACCGGCGAGTTCGCCAGCCTCACCGAGGCGGAGTACGAGACGGTCGTCGAGACGACGGCCGACACGGCGAGCGGCCGTGTGGTCGCGGGTGTCGCCGATACGAGCGTCGCGGGCGTCCGGTCGAAGGTCGAAACCGCCGCCGACGCGGGCTGTGACGCGGTGCTCGTGACGGGGCCGTACTTCCACACCGAGAACGCGGCGGGTGGAACCGAGTCGTTCCTGCGGGCGGCCGTCACGGACGCGCCCCTCCCGGTGTACCTCTACAACATCCCGGTGTACGTCGGTGACCGACTCGACTCGCGGACGGTGAGCGCGCTCGCCGAGGCGGGGCTGGTCGCGGGCATCAAAGACTCCAGCGGCGACCTCGACTACTCGCTCTCGCTCGACCGGTCGACGCCCGACGACTTCGAGCTGTTCTGTGGCTACGACAGCGTCCTCGTGCCCGCACTCACCAGCGGGGCGACTGGCGGAATCAACGCGCTCGCGAACGTCGTCCCGGAAGTGTTCGACGCGGCGACTGTGGCACTCGCGGAGGGCGAAATCGAACGAGCCGTCCACCTCTCACAGATGGCGATTGCCCCGCTGTTCGAGCAGTGTGCCGCTCACGGGTTCGCGCCGGCGACGAAGGTCGGTGCGGCCGCCCGCGGGTTCCTCGACTCGACGGCGGTTCGGCCGCCGCTCGTCGACCTCGACGAGGGCGCACGGGGAGACGTCGCCGACGCCGTCGACGAGGCGCTGGCGGTCGTCGACGTGGACTGA
- a CDS encoding ATP-dependent DNA helicase, with protein sequence MQWEEVFGHDSPYPEQVDGIETAIEVGHRGGFTVVEGACGTGKTMLALTAGIELVRDPESTYERVLVLTSVKQQLRQFEADIETINAGLPDEWRPVSALTLVGKADVCPYARERRGRVDTSNVYERCEGLRERTRNLSGENGPTTAGALASEARRAQTGLADSGASGVSYLETAGDSTPYLPEMPEYDGTEFCPFYAQYLDDLPDEGEPAEAIPFAFEDRGLIDTETLVGLAASHGSCPHSVMGALLPEVEVVIGNYYHAFDPTTAATFTGALVDESTFVVCDEAHMVEPRVRDLVSDGVADVTLRDAVNELNRIVTPLEFDDAGHETDDARLVREEFADADVTLEEVTAVRDAIVALREELSRRVETYLDRERPDWRASLADRPETYDDHELPLRDPTSTEEDELTRWAREAGHLDAWTRAEAVGAVVARVLNELDDEDQTRAVTAAGRTLTAWRALDHGTFFREIELERTWDETASEWRRGYNARLALHNCLPGEAIADRLSEFGGGVLMSATLEPMDVFRQVTGLDALADGGRPVVERTYGLGFPEAHRASFAVDAPKYTYENRGSVGTDSETRAVYVDAVCEVARSPGNVLVGMPSYAEARWMAERLDETVEKAVLVDEASGDDATESLKSEFFAGSGKVLVTSLRGTLTEGVDYRGDRLSAAVVCGVPIVDTSSPRTKAVRAAYDREFGDGFRTALLVPAVRKARQALGRVIRGTDERGVRVLVDERYARDSWDSVRGFFPETEREEFRPVSADMLSFGLDRFWSE encoded by the coding sequence GTGCAGTGGGAGGAGGTGTTCGGCCACGACTCGCCGTACCCCGAGCAGGTCGACGGCATCGAGACCGCCATCGAGGTGGGCCACCGAGGCGGGTTCACCGTCGTCGAGGGCGCTTGCGGGACGGGCAAGACGATGCTGGCGCTCACCGCCGGTATCGAACTCGTCCGTGACCCCGAGAGCACGTACGAGCGCGTCCTGGTGCTGACGAGCGTCAAACAGCAACTGCGCCAGTTCGAAGCCGACATCGAGACCATCAACGCGGGGCTCCCCGACGAGTGGCGGCCCGTTTCGGCGCTCACGCTCGTCGGCAAGGCGGACGTCTGTCCGTACGCCCGCGAGCGACGGGGACGGGTCGACACGTCGAACGTCTACGAGCGCTGTGAGGGGCTCCGCGAGCGGACCCGCAACCTCTCGGGCGAGAACGGTCCGACGACCGCCGGCGCACTCGCCAGCGAGGCGCGGCGGGCGCAGACCGGCCTCGCCGACTCGGGGGCGAGCGGCGTCAGCTATCTCGAGACCGCCGGTGATTCGACGCCCTACCTCCCCGAGATGCCCGAGTACGACGGGACGGAGTTTTGCCCGTTCTACGCGCAGTACCTCGACGACCTCCCCGATGAGGGCGAACCTGCCGAGGCCATCCCGTTCGCGTTCGAAGACCGCGGTCTCATCGACACCGAGACGCTCGTGGGACTGGCCGCCTCACACGGGAGCTGTCCACACTCGGTGATGGGCGCGCTCCTCCCCGAGGTGGAAGTCGTCATCGGCAACTACTACCACGCGTTCGACCCGACGACGGCGGCGACGTTCACGGGCGCGCTCGTGGACGAGTCGACGTTCGTCGTCTGCGACGAGGCGCACATGGTCGAACCGCGCGTGCGAGACCTGGTGAGCGACGGTGTCGCCGATGTGACGCTCAGAGACGCGGTGAACGAGCTGAACCGCATCGTCACGCCGCTGGAGTTCGACGACGCCGGCCACGAGACCGACGACGCGCGACTCGTTCGCGAGGAGTTCGCGGACGCCGACGTGACGCTCGAAGAGGTCACGGCGGTCCGAGACGCCATCGTCGCGCTCCGCGAGGAATTGAGCCGCCGGGTCGAGACGTACCTCGACCGCGAGCGCCCGGACTGGCGCGCCTCGCTCGCCGACCGTCCAGAGACGTACGACGACCACGAACTGCCCCTCCGAGACCCCACGTCGACCGAGGAGGACGAACTCACCCGGTGGGCGCGGGAGGCGGGCCATCTCGACGCGTGGACGCGCGCCGAGGCCGTCGGAGCAGTCGTCGCCCGCGTCCTGAACGAACTCGACGACGAGGACCAGACGCGCGCGGTGACCGCCGCTGGTCGGACACTCACGGCGTGGCGCGCGCTCGACCACGGCACCTTCTTCCGCGAAATCGAACTCGAGCGCACGTGGGACGAGACGGCGAGCGAGTGGCGCCGGGGGTACAACGCGCGGCTCGCGCTCCACAACTGTCTCCCCGGCGAGGCCATCGCCGACCGCCTCTCGGAGTTCGGTGGCGGCGTCCTGATGAGCGCGACGCTCGAACCGATGGACGTCTTCCGGCAGGTCACGGGCCTCGACGCGCTCGCAGACGGCGGTCGACCGGTCGTCGAGCGGACGTACGGGCTCGGGTTCCCCGAAGCGCACCGCGCGAGCTTCGCCGTCGACGCGCCCAAGTACACCTACGAGAACCGCGGCTCCGTGGGGACCGACTCGGAGACGCGAGCGGTGTACGTCGACGCCGTCTGCGAGGTGGCCCGCTCGCCCGGGAACGTCCTCGTCGGGATGCCCAGCTACGCCGAGGCGCGGTGGATGGCCGAACGACTCGACGAGACCGTCGAGAAGGCTGTCCTCGTCGACGAGGCGTCGGGTGACGACGCGACGGAGTCGCTGAAGAGCGAGTTCTTCGCCGGTTCCGGCAAGGTGCTCGTGACGAGTCTCCGCGGGACACTGACCGAGGGCGTCGACTACCGCGGCGACCGGCTCTCGGCGGCCGTCGTCTGCGGGGTCCCCATCGTCGACACGTCGAGCCCCCGCACGAAGGCTGTTCGAGCGGCGTACGACCGGGAGTTCGGCGACGGCTTTCGGACGGCGTTGCTCGTTCCCGCCGTGAGAAAAGCCCGGCAGGCGCTCGGCCGCGTCATCCGGGGCACCGACGAGCGAGGGGTCCGCGTCCTCGTCGACGAACGCTACGCCCGCGACTCGTGGGACAGCGTCCGCGGGTTCTTCCCCGAGACCGAACGCGAGGAGTTCCGGCCCGTCAGCGCCGACATGCTCTCGTTTGGCCTCGACCGGTTCTGGTCGGAGTGA
- a CDS encoding DUF1059 domain-containing protein encodes MNTGPLLSVGCVPDCEYEVESRDELAVVEEMTTHMWEEHRLQVDPLDVREMVRPSHRISHRETNASTSAESHVSSRSE; translated from the coding sequence GTGAATACAGGTCCCCTCCTCTCCGTCGGCTGTGTGCCCGACTGCGAGTACGAAGTCGAGTCCCGAGACGAACTGGCGGTCGTCGAGGAGATGACGACACACATGTGGGAAGAACATCGTCTCCAGGTCGACCCGCTCGACGTGCGCGAGATGGTCCGCCCGAGTCACCGCATCTCACACAGAGAGACGAACGCGTCCACGTCCGCCGAGAGCCACGTCTCGAGTCGCTCGGAGTGA
- a CDS encoding DUF7576 family protein codes for MVDPTSDLDEDVDESNAPACAICETKLIRDPDHHVVTWIDAGQMQVRHFCSPACREAWDDSERV; via the coding sequence ATGGTTGACCCGACCTCCGACCTCGACGAGGACGTCGACGAGAGCAACGCGCCGGCCTGTGCGATCTGCGAGACGAAGCTCATCCGCGACCCGGACCACCACGTCGTCACGTGGATCGACGCCGGACAGATGCAGGTTCGACACTTCTGTAGCCCGGCGTGTCGCGAAGCGTGGGACGACAGCGAACGGGTCTGA